The genomic interval GCGACACCGTCGGCCCCGGCGGCGTGTTCCGCTTCCTGCGCTCCGTCCCCGCCTACGCCGAGATCGCGGCCGACGCGCGCGAGGTGTGCCCCGACGCCGCCTTCATCAATTATGCGAACCCGATGGCCATGGCGACCGCGTACCTCAACGCCCAGGGCCTGCGCACCGTGGGGCTGTGCCACAGCGTGCAGGGGACCACGCGGATGCTCGCCCGCACCCTCGACGTCCCCTACGACGAGGTCTCCTACCGCTGCGCGGGCATCAACCACCAGGCGTGGGTGCTCGAGCTGTTCCGCGGTCAGGAGGACCTCTACCCGCGTCTGCGCGAGGTGATGGCGCAGCGGCACCGGCCCGGCCGCGCCGCCGCGGACCTCGCCGGGGACGACGGCGACCACTCCGAGGCGGCCGAGGCGGCCAGCACCTACGAGGGCGGCAACGAGCAGGTGCGCACGTCGATCATGAACACCTTCGGGTACTTCCAGACCGAGTCGAGCCACCACGCCTCGGAGTACGTGCCCTACTTCCGCAAGGATCCGGAGACCACGAAGGAGTACATCCCCGAGCGCTGGGACTACTTCGAGATCTGCGCCGCGCACGACGACCAGGGCGACATCGACGACCAGCTCGAGCGGTTGAAGGCCGAGCTCGCGCCGAGCGTCGAGTACGGCGCGCAGATCGTGAACTCGATCGTCACCGGCACACCCAGCGTCGTGCACGGGAACGTGCCG from Brachybacterium kimchii carries:
- a CDS encoding alpha-glucosidase/alpha-galactosidase, which gives rise to MTTKTFVTSPKITIIGAGGYVFPFRLIGDILSFPALRDATLCLMDVRPEKLGPVAQAARDLVAHHGFAARVEETTDRRAALEGADVVVITFQVGGIPSYRHDVEIPRKYGIDQAVGDTVGPGGVFRFLRSVPAYAEIAADAREVCPDAAFINYANPMAMATAYLNAQGLRTVGLCHSVQGTTRMLARTLDVPYDEVSYRCAGINHQAWVLELFRGQEDLYPRLREVMAQRHRPGRAAADLAGDDGDHSEAAEAASTYEGGNEQVRTSIMNTFGYFQTESSHHASEYVPYFRKDPETTKEYIPERWDYFEICAAHDDQGDIDDQLERLKAELAPSVEYGAQIVNSIVTGTPSVVHGNVPNRGALITNLPADACVEVPCLVDARGVQPTSVGDLPPQLAALNRTNVNVQTLAVRAALTGDVENVFQAVALDPLTSAQLTLEQARAMTGELLEAHRELLPSALRPVPVPAQPRLSSARWCSA